TGACGTTCGATAGGACTTTCTTGAGATCGCCGACGTCGGAGGTAAGAGCGCGCATCTCGCCGAGCCCCTTATGCACCTGTTCGAGCCGTTCGGAGACGGAGGCGAAGGCCTCGCCGAGCCGCTTTTCGAGCGTAGAGTGGAGCTGCTCGTCCACCGTCGCGCGCACTTTCTCGAGCTTTTCTTCGTTGCCTTTCTGCAGCTCGCGCAGCTTTTCTTCCACCGTAGAGCGCACGGCCTCGAGCTTTTCCTCGTTGAGGCGGCTTATGTTGGCGAGCTGGTTGGAAAAGGAGGTCAGACTTTCCGTCTGCTGCGCGCTTATCGCCTTGATGAGCGCGCCCTGCGCCTCGCCGAGAGCAGCGAGCTGCTTCGAAAAGTTCTGGAAGCTGTCGCGCTGCATTCCGCCGAGCTCCGTCACGCGCTTCGCCTGCGCGTCGCCTAGGTTCGCTATGCTGCGCGCCTGCTCCGCCCGCCCTGCGGCCGCGGCCTCGTTCTGCTCGCGGCGCATGGATACGAGGTTTTTCGCCAAAGTCTCTTCCGTCTCGCCGAGCCGCGCCTCGACGCTCTGAAGCCGCGTTAAAAGCTCGCGCGCCGTCTGCTCCATTGCGCCGGCGCTCTCGCGCATGCGCGACATTGAAAACACGACATATACGCCGGCCAGTACGAGAAAAAGTCCGGCACCGATAATTATGGGCATCAAACGAAACACCTCCGTCAAGATGCCCATATTATATAGTCAAACTTTATGAAAATAAAATAGGCGCGATATATACAAACAAATAAAATTGCCGGCTGAGCGCGTCCGAGTACCGCTGCGCGCAGCGAGAGCCGCTCAGACGCGCACGGCGTTATTCCAGCGTCAGGAAGCCTTCGCGTATCGCGTAGCGCGTAAGCTCGGCCATGCTGTCGCAGCCGAGTTTGTCCATTATGCGGCGGCGGTGCGTGTCCACCGTGTTCTTGCTGATGCCGAGGATGTCCGCCGTCTGCTTCGCCGTGCGTCCTTTGACGAGAAGCGCGAGCACTTCCCGTTCGCGTTCAGACAGCGGGTTCGCGCCGTCCGAGTTCTCGCCGTCCAGAAGCCGCAGGTAGTCCTCGACGAGCACGGTGCAGGCTTTCGGCGAGAGATAGACGTCGCCGCGGCTCACCGTATGTATGGCCTCGAGCATTACGTCAGGAGAGCATTCTTTCAGCACGTAGCCGCGCGCCCCGGCTTTGAGGCTCTCCGCGATGAAGCGGCGGTCGTTGTGCATAGAGATGACGATGACCG
The sequence above is drawn from the Cloacibacillus sp. An23 genome and encodes:
- a CDS encoding response regulator transcription factor, yielding MIRIFLADDHELFREGLKSLLLKEPDLEVAGSAADGAEAVKAVAELRPDIVLMDVTMPGMNGITAAEKICGEIPGVSVIVISMHNDRRFIAESLKAGARGYVLKECSPDVMLEAIHTVSRGDVYLSPKACTVLVEDYLRLLDGENSDGANPLSEREREVLALLVKGRTAKQTADILGISKNTVDTHRRRIMDKLGCDSMAELTRYAIREGFLTLE